One Chryseobacterium wanjuense genomic region harbors:
- a CDS encoding SRPBCC family protein, producing the protein MSNPIIVEYKVNAPIERVWKALTDKTEMRSWYFDIPDFELETGKVFNFYEPGDEKKYHHQAEVVEIIPEQKLKHTWTYPEFSNEKTMVTWELQPQGNETLVKLTHDGIDNFSDLGENFSQNAFTEGWNGIIGQSLKPYLENKS; encoded by the coding sequence ATGAGCAACCCAATTATCGTTGAATACAAAGTAAATGCACCCATCGAACGGGTTTGGAAGGCATTAACCGACAAAACCGAAATGAGATCCTGGTATTTTGATATTCCGGATTTTGAATTGGAAACCGGAAAAGTTTTTAATTTTTATGAGCCTGGAGACGAAAAAAAATATCATCATCAGGCGGAAGTTGTTGAAATTATTCCTGAACAGAAATTAAAGCACACCTGGACATATCCTGAGTTTTCAAATGAAAAAACAATGGTAACCTGGGAACTTCAGCCGCAAGGAAACGAAACATTGGTCAAATTAACTCATGATGGTATTGATAATTTCAGTGATCTGGGTGAAAATTTTTCACAAAATGCATTTACGGAAGGCTGGAACGGAATTATTGGGCAAAGCTTGAAGCCGTATTTGGAAAATAAATCTTAA
- a CDS encoding glutaminyl-peptide cyclotransferase yields the protein MKKNIIAGFAAVLLLASCKNDKKVLDSLADYNNSMEQKGYHFGDKLALPKEVTDDAASITISFGDKETSNLTIDPKFFTLGDNAVTFNVKTKGGETLTQDATINVFAKNPEKNIAYQVVAEYPHDPKNFVQGFQIEGNTIYESDGQNGSSQILKYTLGTTTPLASTKQAQEDFSEGSTIVGDKVYQLTWQSKKGYIYDKNSLKLLKEFPYPNVLGEGWGLTYDGKDLIASDGSKLLYFLDPNNPSKLVKYIAVAGSSQAYDQLNELEYHNGFIYANVWQKPIILKIDPANGEVVGTFDFTDIAKQNTKGSDDVLNGIAFKGDNMLVTGKNWSKIYEVAIK from the coding sequence ATGAAAAAAAATATTATAGCAGGTTTTGCAGCAGTTTTGTTGTTGGCTTCTTGTAAAAATGATAAGAAGGTTCTCGATTCTTTAGCAGACTATAATAACTCAATGGAGCAGAAAGGGTATCATTTTGGAGATAAACTGGCACTGCCAAAAGAAGTTACAGATGATGCAGCAAGCATTACAATCAGTTTTGGAGATAAAGAAACTTCAAATTTAACGATTGATCCTAAATTCTTTACACTGGGAGACAATGCCGTAACTTTTAATGTCAAAACAAAAGGTGGCGAAACGCTTACTCAGGACGCAACCATCAATGTTTTTGCAAAAAATCCTGAAAAAAATATTGCTTATCAAGTCGTAGCCGAATATCCGCATGATCCGAAGAATTTCGTGCAGGGTTTCCAGATTGAAGGGAATACCATCTACGAAAGTGATGGACAGAACGGTTCTTCACAGATTTTAAAATATACATTGGGAACCACAACCCCGTTAGCTTCTACCAAACAGGCTCAGGAAGATTTTTCTGAAGGAAGCACAATTGTCGGGGATAAAGTTTATCAATTGACCTGGCAAAGTAAAAAAGGTTACATTTATGATAAAAATTCATTAAAATTATTAAAAGAATTCCCATATCCGAATGTACTGGGTGAAGGTTGGGGCTTAACCTACGACGGTAAAGACCTGATCGCATCCGACGGAAGCAAATTATTATATTTCCTTGATCCGAACAATCCTTCAAAATTGGTGAAATATATTGCTGTTGCAGGAAGTTCTCAGGCTTACGATCAACTGAACGAGCTTGAATATCACAACGGATTTATCTACGCAAACGTTTGGCAAAAACCGATTATCTTAAAAATAGATCCTGCAAATGGAGAAGTTGTCGGCACATTTGATTTCACAGATATTGCAAAACAAAATACAAAAGGAAGTGACGATGTACTCAACGGAATTGCTTTCAAAGGAGATAATATGCTGGTGACGGGGAAAAACTGGTCGAAGATTTATGAAGTTGCGATCAAATAA
- a CDS encoding SusC/RagA family TonB-linked outer membrane protein — MKQSDLKYSCLIAVLYFGMNVNAQVTPKDSTTKEQKIEEVVLIGYGTQKKENVTGSIGVVSAKDLADKPNANPISSIQGKLSGVQILNSGSPGGSPRIDIRGISSMSGKPVFIVDGTITDDISFLGPQDIESMSVLKDPSSLAIYGARAANGAVIIKTKTGRGKKPVFNFNSYLGFKTVTNIPKMANSDQYIELYNEKLINDTGSSNGSISRAQFPADTDWFKEIFRTSVINSNDFSASGSLGKLNYYGSIGYLQDQGNLAAGRGINSGSEFNRLNTKLNLSYKITDNITIGDNFTFSKMRTDLAQNPLLDAYNSPPIFPVMNPNTGNYQYFTGYSIPNSRAKLDLYRSQIRQERLLNNVWGEYKFLNDFTLRVSYTTDNTNSNQYEFTPTFTYVPVDQQKASVLITRDSRNRNYVWDNTLTWKKAFGGHNIELLAGFSRTRNSFTPIYGSALNVNYDGTNGSLQIANGTDGFYVSNYDVIRGNLPDEYRIESFFGRLNYDYKGKYLINASLRRDGTSKYSSDDRYHFFPAVSAGWVISKESFMSEQNIFNLLKLRGSWGRLGNPDVQRAYTLNTSIINAGAYFGNNGNPAQTIDTIIDPSIGWEISTGRDIGLEMAFLNNKLKVEATYFDKDTKDVVYGVVQGTVSGASNWNNYITNAYSFNNRGFEASVNYDAKISENVRLGVYGNITTLKNEITSVFSGSYLETGASLFGNSIIRLQEGQAVGSYYGYQVAGVFQTDAEAAASGQNGGLAKAGWFKFADLDGNGIIDARDKTFLGSPVPKGTYGFGVNMNVYDFDFAIDFQGVFGNKIYNYNREQRFGNENWDLDFYNNRWHGAGTSNSYSMTTNNQSVILPSSFYVEDGSYFRIRNIQVGYTLPKVFSKSLSITRLRLYVSAQNPWTSFKYHGFSPEILNTDRVQMGIDNNIYPISAIYTFGMNLTF; from the coding sequence ATGAAACAAAGTGATTTAAAGTATTCATGTCTCATTGCTGTTTTATACTTCGGTATGAACGTCAATGCGCAGGTTACTCCAAAAGATTCTACGACTAAGGAGCAGAAGATTGAAGAGGTGGTTCTTATTGGATATGGAACGCAGAAGAAGGAGAATGTGACGGGGAGTATTGGTGTTGTTTCAGCAAAAGACCTTGCAGATAAGCCAAACGCAAACCCAATAAGCTCAATTCAAGGGAAATTATCCGGTGTGCAAATTTTAAATTCAGGATCGCCGGGAGGATCTCCCAGGATTGATATTAGGGGAATTAGTTCCATGAGTGGTAAACCTGTATTTATTGTAGACGGTACGATTACAGATGATATATCGTTTTTAGGACCTCAGGATATCGAGTCCATGAGTGTTTTAAAGGATCCTTCGAGTTTAGCAATTTATGGAGCGAGAGCAGCGAATGGTGCTGTAATCATTAAAACAAAAACTGGAAGAGGGAAGAAGCCTGTTTTTAATTTTAATTCTTATTTAGGATTTAAAACAGTAACAAACATTCCTAAAATGGCTAACAGCGACCAGTACATCGAACTATATAATGAAAAGCTGATCAATGATACGGGTTCCAGTAATGGATCTATATCAAGAGCTCAATTTCCTGCTGATACAGACTGGTTTAAAGAGATTTTTAGAACCAGTGTGATTAATTCTAATGATTTTTCAGCTTCAGGAAGTTTAGGAAAGCTTAATTATTATGGAAGTATCGGGTATTTACAAGATCAAGGTAATTTAGCAGCAGGAAGAGGAATTAACTCTGGAAGCGAATTTAACAGATTAAATACTAAGTTAAATTTAAGCTATAAAATTACAGATAACATTACAATTGGTGACAACTTTACATTCTCCAAAATGCGTACGGATTTAGCTCAAAATCCTTTGCTGGATGCTTACAATTCGCCACCAATTTTCCCAGTAATGAATCCAAATACTGGAAATTATCAATACTTTACCGGATATTCAATACCGAATTCCAGAGCAAAATTAGATTTATATAGATCTCAAATAAGACAAGAAAGATTATTAAATAATGTTTGGGGAGAATATAAATTCTTAAATGACTTTACTTTAAGAGTAAGTTATACTACCGATAACACCAATAGTAATCAATACGAGTTTACACCAACATTTACATATGTTCCTGTTGACCAGCAGAAAGCATCTGTATTAATTACAAGAGATTCCAGAAATAGAAATTATGTTTGGGATAATACTTTAACTTGGAAAAAAGCTTTTGGCGGTCATAATATTGAATTATTAGCGGGCTTTTCGAGAACAAGAAACTCATTCACACCAATTTACGGATCTGCATTAAATGTTAATTACGACGGTACAAATGGTTCATTACAGATTGCTAATGGAACAGATGGTTTCTATGTTTCGAATTACGATGTTATAAGAGGAAATTTACCTGATGAATATAGAATAGAATCGTTTTTCGGAAGACTTAATTATGATTATAAAGGAAAATATTTAATTAATGCATCTCTTCGTAGAGACGGAACTTCCAAATATTCTTCTGATGATAGATACCATTTCTTTCCTGCTGTAAGCGCAGGTTGGGTTATTTCAAAAGAAAGCTTCATGAGCGAGCAGAATATCTTTAATCTTTTGAAATTGAGAGGAAGCTGGGGTAGATTAGGAAATCCTGATGTTCAAAGGGCTTATACACTTAATACTTCAATAATTAATGCTGGAGCATATTTCGGAAATAATGGAAATCCTGCACAAACAATTGATACTATTATCGATCCATCTATTGGTTGGGAGATTTCAACAGGTAGAGACATCGGACTTGAAATGGCTTTTTTAAATAATAAGTTAAAAGTTGAAGCGACTTATTTTGATAAGGATACTAAGGATGTTGTATATGGTGTTGTACAAGGAACGGTATCTGGAGCAAGCAACTGGAACAATTATATTACAAATGCTTATTCTTTCAATAACCGCGGATTTGAAGCTTCTGTAAATTATGATGCAAAAATCAGCGAAAACGTAAGACTTGGAGTGTATGGAAATATTACTACTTTGAAAAATGAAATTACTTCAGTTTTCAGTGGTTCCTATTTAGAAACAGGAGCTAGTTTATTTGGTAACTCTATTATCAGATTACAAGAAGGACAGGCTGTAGGTTCTTATTATGGGTATCAGGTTGCAGGTGTATTCCAAACAGATGCTGAAGCGGCAGCATCAGGTCAAAATGGAGGTCTTGCAAAAGCAGGTTGGTTCAAATTTGCAGATTTAGATGGAAACGGGATTATTGATGCAAGAGATAAAACGTTTCTAGGAAGCCCTGTTCCTAAAGGAACTTACGGATTTGGTGTGAATATGAATGTTTATGATTTTGATTTTGCTATAGATTTCCAGGGCGTATTTGGTAATAAAATTTATAACTATAATAGAGAACAACGTTTCGGAAACGAGAACTGGGATTTGGATTTCTATAACAATAGATGGCATGGCGCGGGTACTTCTAATAGTTACTCGATGACAACAAACAATCAATCTGTCATCTTACCAAGCAGTTTCTATGTAGAAGATGGAAGCTACTTCAGAATTAGAAATATTCAGGTTGGATATACCTTGCCAAAAGTGTTTAGCAAATCTCTTTCTATCACAAGATTGAGATTATATGTAAGTGCTCAAAACCCTTGGACTAGTTTTAAATATCACGGATTCTCACCAGAAATCCTAAATACTGACAGGGTACAAATGGGAATAGATAATAATATTTATCCTATTTCAGCAATCTACACTTTTGGTATGAACTTAACATTTTAA
- a CDS encoding glucoamylase family protein, whose amino-acid sequence MKRIVLSIAAASLLAASCKNSQTVKPSDSQVQVVKNDITDQQLMDRVQKDALKYFWDYAEPHSMLGRERYHEDNIYPDNDKHVVTTGGSGFGLATILVGVERGFVPRKEAVKRLTTMMDFLAKADRHKGAWSHWINGETGKTVPFGKKDNGGDLVETAFLTSGILMVREYFKNGNAEEKALAQKCDELWKGIQWNWYTKGGQKVLYWHWSPEYQWEMNFPLEGYNECLITYILAASSPTYPIDAETYYKGWTRNGTYLSDKEKYGLPMYVKHNGAEEYGGPLFWAHYSYIGLDPTNLSDKLIKNYFDLNKNQVLIDYKYCVENPKQWKGYGPNYWGLTASYSRNEDGSVGYNAHFPQNDHGIITPTAALSSFPYSPKESMDFLRFIYTQKPEFIGSAGPYDATSINYNNWTTPRYLAIDQGTIAPMIENYRTGFLWKLFMNAPEIQQGLKKLSFKSEKYNIK is encoded by the coding sequence ATGAAAAGGATTGTACTATCAATTGCTGCAGCATCATTACTCGCAGCTTCCTGCAAAAATTCTCAGACTGTTAAGCCTTCAGACTCACAGGTTCAGGTGGTAAAAAATGATATTACCGACCAGCAGCTTATGGACAGAGTCCAGAAAGATGCCTTGAAATACTTCTGGGACTATGCAGAGCCCCATTCGATGTTGGGAAGAGAGCGTTATCATGAGGATAATATTTATCCGGATAATGACAAGCATGTCGTGACGACAGGAGGTTCAGGTTTTGGTCTGGCTACGATTTTAGTCGGGGTAGAAAGAGGATTTGTTCCTAGAAAAGAAGCGGTGAAACGATTGACCACGATGATGGATTTTCTGGCAAAAGCCGATCGCCACAAAGGAGCCTGGTCGCACTGGATTAATGGAGAAACAGGAAAAACTGTTCCTTTCGGGAAAAAAGATAATGGTGGAGATTTAGTTGAAACCGCATTCCTTACTTCGGGGATTTTAATGGTTCGTGAATATTTCAAAAACGGAAACGCCGAAGAAAAAGCACTTGCCCAAAAATGCGACGAACTTTGGAAAGGAATTCAGTGGAATTGGTATACAAAAGGAGGTCAAAAAGTACTGTATTGGCACTGGTCACCGGAATATCAGTGGGAAATGAACTTTCCGCTGGAAGGCTATAATGAATGTTTAATCACCTATATTTTAGCTGCATCATCACCAACTTATCCAATCGATGCCGAAACTTATTACAAAGGCTGGACACGAAACGGAACTTATCTATCCGACAAAGAAAAATACGGACTTCCAATGTATGTAAAGCACAACGGAGCCGAAGAATATGGCGGACCGTTGTTCTGGGCACACTATTCATATATCGGTTTGGATCCAACAAATTTGTCGGATAAATTAATAAAAAATTATTTTGATTTAAATAAAAATCAAGTCCTGATCGACTACAAATACTGTGTCGAAAATCCGAAACAATGGAAAGGATACGGACCAAATTATTGGGGATTGACGGCAAGCTACTCAAGAAACGAGGACGGAAGTGTAGGCTACAACGCACATTTTCCGCAAAATGATCACGGTATCATCACTCCGACTGCGGCGTTGAGCAGTTTCCCGTATTCACCAAAGGAATCTATGGATTTTCTGAGGTTTATTTATACTCAAAAACCTGAATTTATTGGTTCTGCAGGGCCTTACGACGCCACTTCGATCAATTATAATAACTGGACAACACCAAGATATTTAGCCATTGATCAGGGAACCATTGCCCCAATGATTGAAAATTACAGAACAGGATTTTTATGGAAATTATTCATGAATGCTCCTGAAATTCAGCAAGGATTAAAGAAATTAAGCTTTAAATCTGAAAAATATAATATTAAATAA
- a CDS encoding RagB/SusD family nutrient uptake outer membrane protein — protein MKKIFLSIALLSVIVSCNDYLDIQQEGRTEASSFFKTQDDALQATSAIYSFLRSWENSAFPYQFVFGVPADDVIKGSNPGDASFINAYDNFSYTVSDEGVRGYWIGQWQAVNRCNQVITNVPNIDMDSTLRGRLVAEAKMLRAYFYFNLVRIYGGVPIFDGIQQNYNIPRNSVEEVYNFIIADLTSAAEVLPQTYGAADLGRVTKGAALGLLSKVYLYKKDWQKAYDTSNQVIAMGYALDPDFNHLFRPAGEFGSESVFEVNCQCSAQYGGSQYAEVQGVRNQFGWGFFTPSQALENAFEPGDIRKEYTILRNGEVTPEGDLIAMQDPNSVTTFNQKIYVPTSLNNSACGYGSIQNIRILRFAEILLINAEAANELGNTGTAVTNLNKVRTRAQLPNTTASTQGALRTAIWHERRVELALEGDRFVDLVRTGQAATVLASYGFKANKNEVFPIPLDAMNQSNGTYTQNPGY, from the coding sequence ATGAAAAAAATATTTTTATCAATAGCTTTACTATCAGTAATAGTAAGTTGTAACGATTACTTAGATATACAACAAGAAGGGAGAACAGAGGCTTCATCATTCTTTAAAACGCAGGATGATGCATTGCAGGCAACAAGTGCTATATATAGTTTCCTTAGAAGCTGGGAAAACTCGGCTTTTCCATACCAGTTTGTTTTTGGTGTTCCGGCAGATGATGTTATCAAAGGATCTAATCCAGGCGATGCATCTTTTATCAATGCCTATGATAATTTTAGCTATACAGTAAGTGACGAAGGAGTAAGAGGATACTGGATCGGACAATGGCAGGCTGTGAACAGATGTAATCAGGTGATTACGAATGTTCCGAATATAGATATGGATAGTACGCTAAGAGGTAGACTTGTTGCAGAAGCTAAAATGCTGAGAGCTTATTTCTATTTCAATTTAGTAAGGATTTATGGTGGAGTTCCAATCTTCGATGGTATTCAGCAAAATTATAATATTCCTAGAAATTCAGTAGAAGAAGTTTATAATTTTATCATCGCCGATCTTACCAGTGCTGCAGAGGTACTTCCTCAGACGTATGGAGCAGCAGATTTAGGAAGAGTGACGAAAGGGGCAGCTTTAGGATTATTGTCTAAAGTATATCTTTATAAAAAAGACTGGCAAAAAGCTTATGATACTTCAAATCAGGTAATTGCAATGGGATATGCCTTAGATCCGGATTTCAATCATTTATTCAGACCAGCTGGAGAATTCGGATCAGAATCTGTTTTTGAAGTAAATTGCCAATGTTCTGCTCAATACGGAGGTAGTCAATATGCCGAAGTTCAAGGTGTTAGAAATCAGTTTGGATGGGGCTTTTTCACACCTTCTCAAGCATTAGAAAATGCATTTGAACCTGGAGATATTCGTAAAGAATATACAATTCTTAGAAATGGTGAAGTAACACCGGAAGGTGATCTTATAGCTATGCAGGATCCAAATTCTGTTACGACATTTAATCAAAAGATTTATGTTCCTACGTCATTGAATAATAGTGCTTGTGGTTACGGATCTATCCAAAATATCAGAATTTTAAGATTTGCAGAAATTCTTTTAATTAATGCTGAAGCAGCTAATGAGTTAGGAAATACAGGAACAGCTGTAACAAATCTTAATAAAGTTAGAACCAGAGCTCAATTGCCGAATACAACGGCTTCTACCCAAGGAGCTTTACGTACAGCAATCTGGCATGAGCGTAGAGTAGAATTGGCTTTAGAAGGTGATCGTTTTGTAGATCTTGTAAGAACAGGACAGGCGGCTACGGTTTTAGCTTCTTACGGATTTAAAGCTAATAAAAATGAAGTTTTCCCGATTCCTTTGGATGCAATGAACCAAAGTAACGGAACTTATACCCAGAACCCTGGCTATTAA
- a CDS encoding VOC family protein: protein MTKFTSLRPVLWTERLDETIGFYTQFLGFILQEKNDDWQWASLEKDGVQIMLSKPNEIENFNGIGFTGSFYFNVNNVDELWEDLKTKAKICYEIETFDWEMREFAIYDNNGYILQFGQHINEISKAE from the coding sequence ATGACCAAATTCACGTCCCTCCGTCCGGTTTTATGGACAGAAAGATTGGATGAAACCATTGGATTTTACACCCAGTTTCTCGGTTTTATTTTACAGGAAAAAAATGACGACTGGCAATGGGCATCACTTGAAAAAGACGGTGTACAGATCATGCTTTCCAAACCGAATGAAATTGAAAATTTTAACGGAATTGGCTTTACAGGTTCATTTTATTTTAATGTAAATAATGTCGACGAGCTCTGGGAAGATTTGAAAACAAAGGCGAAAATCTGCTACGAAATCGAGACTTTTGACTGGGAAATGAGGGAGTTTGCGATCTATGACAACAACGGTTATATATTACAATTTGGTCAACATATTAACGAAATTAGCAAAGCGGAATAA
- a CDS encoding DUF4197 family protein has translation MKKYIIAAALLIGTGAVINTTMQSCTTLATTDLGLSIIKKFLLNGIDKGVNIYSNKQAFLQNNMVDKALPKQLRDINSMLEKVAPSLVAKEREYIADAAVYTVNISKPILVNAVNTLNAQDVTRIIQGEKGTATLILKEKTSQQLIAAIAPKVDEQLNKYGIVKSINTALSGSNLLGSLLGGNKTSVNAGGLSQLASEQLVNGMFNIIEDYEQQNSKALLGPLGK, from the coding sequence ATGAAAAAATACATCATCGCTGCAGCCTTACTTATCGGGACAGGAGCTGTTATCAATACGACAATGCAATCTTGCACTACACTGGCGACAACAGACCTGGGTTTATCAATTATCAAAAAATTTCTTTTGAATGGGATTGATAAAGGAGTGAATATTTACAGCAATAAACAGGCATTCCTTCAAAATAATATGGTTGACAAAGCCCTTCCGAAGCAGCTTAGAGACATCAACTCTATGTTGGAAAAAGTAGCTCCGTCTTTGGTGGCAAAAGAAAGAGAATATATTGCAGACGCCGCTGTGTATACAGTCAATATTTCAAAACCGATTTTAGTGAATGCGGTGAATACTTTGAACGCACAGGACGTAACAAGAATCATCCAGGGTGAAAAAGGAACGGCAACCCTTATTCTGAAAGAAAAAACTTCCCAACAGCTTATCGCGGCAATTGCTCCGAAAGTAGATGAACAGCTGAATAAATACGGGATCGTAAAAAGCATCAACACCGCTTTGTCAGGAAGCAATCTACTGGGAAGTTTGTTAGGTGGAAATAAGACTAGCGTAAATGCAGGTGGTTTGAGCCAACTCGCCTCAGAACAACTGGTAAACGGAATGTTTAATATTATCGAAGATTACGAACAGCAAAACTCCAAGGCTCTTCTGGGACCACTTGGAAAATAG
- a CDS encoding DUF493 family protein, whose protein sequence is MDILQGNQHASPEDFYNSLREKLEDHHDFPEDYLFKFIIPTDQSKLTEIYRVFDGIKFTLGNRESKNGKYTACNINAFVLDANQVVNIYKEVAKIEGVILL, encoded by the coding sequence ATGGATATATTACAAGGAAATCAACACGCGAGCCCCGAAGATTTCTACAATTCTTTGAGGGAGAAACTGGAAGATCACCACGATTTTCCGGAAGATTATTTATTCAAATTTATCATTCCGACGGATCAGTCGAAACTTACGGAAATTTACAGGGTTTTCGACGGTATCAAATTTACATTGGGAAACCGCGAAAGCAAAAACGGAAAATATACGGCCTGCAATATCAATGCATTTGTTTTGGATGCCAATCAGGTGGTAAATATTTATAAAGAAGTAGCAAAAATAGAAGGAGTTATTCTATTGTAA
- a CDS encoding deoxynucleoside kinase — protein sequence MHIAVTGNIGAGKTTLTTMLAKHYGWDAQFEDVDHNPYLEDFYADMSKWSFALQIYFLGSRFRQVKEIRESGKSIIQDRTIYEDAHIFAENLNDMGLLSDRDFNNYASVFSLMKSFVSAPDLLIYLKSDVPNLVKKIYKRGREYEASISIEYLSKLNQKYEKWISDYTEGKLLIIEVDDLDFVEKPEDFGFILEKIEAELNGLF from the coding sequence ATGCACATTGCGGTTACAGGAAATATTGGGGCAGGAAAAACTACATTAACGACGATGCTGGCCAAGCATTACGGATGGGATGCTCAGTTTGAAGATGTAGATCACAATCCTTATCTGGAGGACTTTTATGCGGATATGAGCAAATGGAGTTTTGCTTTACAGATTTATTTTCTGGGAAGCAGATTCCGACAGGTAAAAGAGATCAGAGAAAGCGGAAAAAGTATTATCCAGGATCGTACGATCTACGAAGACGCTCATATTTTTGCGGAAAACCTGAATGATATGGGTCTGCTTTCGGACAGGGATTTTAATAATTATGCATCTGTGTTTAGTTTGATGAAATCTTTCGTTTCTGCGCCGGATTTATTGATTTATCTTAAATCTGATGTTCCTAATCTGGTTAAAAAGATTTACAAAAGAGGCCGTGAATATGAAGCGTCCATCAGTATTGAATATCTTTCAAAATTGAATCAGAAATATGAAAAGTGGATTTCCGATTATACCGAAGGGAAACTGCTGATTATTGAAGTTGATGATCTGGATTTCGTTGAAAAGCCTGAGGATTTTGGATTCATTTTAGAAAAAATAGAAGCGGAACTGAATGGTTTGTTTTAA
- a CDS encoding carboxylesterase family protein has protein sequence MKLKLNHLPLLLLPFSLSVHAQEIKAELNKEVKKQEKISYVLDYPQKVKGNVPLIVFLHGSGERGSDLEMVKAHSPFTYKNLIKEPVAILAPQCPENMWWDTVTVYHLIKEIQKKYKIDASRIYLTGLSMGGWGTWKLAMEHPELFAAVAPVCAPADRVMEANVDQYKNLPIKIFHGGNDDIVSPINSINMYQAVKKINPTVTLTIFPDDNHNSWDSTYSDPKLYEWMLSQKKEK, from the coding sequence ATGAAATTAAAACTAAACCATTTACCACTATTACTTCTGCCGTTTTCATTGAGTGTACATGCTCAGGAAATCAAAGCAGAATTAAACAAAGAAGTCAAAAAACAGGAAAAAATTTCCTATGTCCTGGATTATCCGCAGAAAGTGAAAGGAAACGTTCCATTGATCGTGTTTCTTCACGGCTCGGGCGAAAGAGGAAGTGACCTTGAAATGGTAAAAGCGCACAGCCCGTTCACGTACAAGAACCTGATCAAGGAGCCTGTGGCGATTTTAGCTCCTCAATGTCCGGAAAATATGTGGTGGGATACGGTAACGGTTTATCATTTAATAAAAGAAATTCAGAAAAAATATAAGATTGATGCATCCAGAATTTACCTTACGGGACTCTCAATGGGAGGTTGGGGAACCTGGAAATTGGCGATGGAACATCCGGAATTATTTGCCGCTGTGGCTCCGGTTTGCGCTCCTGCAGACAGGGTGATGGAAGCGAATGTTGATCAGTATAAAAACTTACCGATTAAAATTTTTCATGGAGGAAATGACGATATCGTTTCACCTATCAATTCAATCAACATGTATCAGGCGGTTAAAAAAATTAACCCAACTGTGACATTAACTATTTTTCCTGATGACAACCACAATTCCTGGGACTCTACCTATTCAGACCCAAAACTGTATGAATGGATGCTGTCTCAAAAAAAAGAAAAATAA
- a CDS encoding ArsC/Spx/MgsR family protein has translation MLVKVLHNGNCSKSNAVLEYLDENGVPFEIINMVEDPLSILEIKTVLKKLNQSVFHIIRKTEKLYLENFASKNLSEEEWIKILSENPSLIQRPILIKGSVAMLGRPIENVKYFIEK, from the coding sequence ATGTTAGTTAAAGTTTTACATAACGGAAATTGTTCCAAGTCGAATGCGGTTTTGGAATATCTGGACGAGAATGGAGTACCATTTGAGATCATTAATATGGTGGAAGATCCGTTGAGTATCCTGGAAATTAAAACTGTTTTAAAAAAACTGAATCAAAGTGTTTTTCACATCATCAGAAAAACAGAAAAATTATATCTTGAAAATTTTGCGAGTAAAAATTTATCCGAAGAAGAATGGATAAAGATCTTATCTGAAAACCCTTCACTCATCCAAAGACCTATTCTTATTAAAGGTTCTGTGGCGATGTTGGGAAGACCGATAGAGAATGTCAAGTATTTTATCGAAAAATAA